Proteins co-encoded in one Christiangramia fulva genomic window:
- a CDS encoding sulfatase family protein, producing MKLFTLVFFTISLISCDSSQDKNEKESPERPNIIFIMADDHAFQAISAYGHPLSKLAPTPNIDRIAHDGAIFIRNYCTNSLCGPSRATILTGKFSNENGFRMNGDQFDASQVTLPKVLQKNGYKTAVIGKWHLGTLPTGFDYYDILNDQGHYYNPDFIHDGDTTTIHGYATDLITEKSIDWIQKQKNSGKPFFLMVHHKAPHRNWMAPLRYTNVYDSIDFPLPDSYFPEFDSTQIAAQDQLMTIYRDMYEGYDLKMTVKEGSPELAHDPWHNEFSRMTKEQRRKWDSAYQKKNDAFHEANLKGKELARWKGQRFLREYLATVKAVDDGVGKILDYLEENGLDDNTLVVYTSDQGFYLGENGWFDKRFMYETSFRMPLLIQYPGHIKPNTTINAMTQNLDFAETFLDYAQAPIPEGFQGKSLKPLLEGEVKDEDFRNSLYYHYYDFPAFHMVKKHYGIRTDRYVLMHFYDNIDQWEMYDLEKDPDEKNNVYNSEEYVGVRRRLHKSLDSLMKVYKDTAEFKHSTPKQVDRAYEMFSKLKGKDSGYYSRKH from the coding sequence TTGAAATTATTTACCCTTGTTTTTTTTACGATTAGCTTAATTTCCTGTGATAGTTCCCAGGATAAGAATGAAAAGGAATCTCCCGAAAGGCCAAATATCATCTTTATCATGGCCGATGACCATGCATTCCAGGCAATCAGTGCGTATGGCCATCCGCTCAGCAAATTGGCGCCAACTCCAAATATCGACAGGATAGCTCATGACGGAGCTATTTTCATTAGAAATTACTGTACAAATTCTTTGTGCGGCCCCAGTCGTGCAACTATTTTGACCGGGAAATTCAGCAATGAGAATGGTTTCAGGATGAACGGAGATCAGTTTGACGCCTCACAGGTTACGCTTCCAAAGGTGCTTCAGAAAAATGGTTATAAAACGGCCGTTATCGGAAAATGGCATTTAGGAACATTACCCACTGGTTTTGATTATTATGATATTCTGAATGATCAGGGACATTACTATAATCCTGATTTTATTCATGATGGCGACACTACGACGATCCACGGATATGCGACCGATCTTATTACCGAAAAAAGCATTGATTGGATTCAAAAGCAAAAGAATTCCGGCAAACCTTTTTTCCTGATGGTGCACCATAAAGCTCCACATCGAAACTGGATGGCACCTTTGCGCTACACCAATGTATATGACAGCATAGATTTTCCGTTACCCGATAGTTATTTTCCGGAATTTGATTCCACGCAAATCGCCGCTCAGGATCAGTTAATGACCATTTACAGGGATATGTATGAAGGCTATGACCTTAAAATGACGGTAAAGGAAGGTAGCCCGGAGCTTGCTCATGATCCATGGCATAATGAATTCAGCCGGATGACCAAGGAACAACGCAGAAAATGGGACAGCGCCTATCAGAAGAAAAATGATGCTTTTCATGAAGCTAATCTTAAAGGGAAAGAATTGGCACGATGGAAAGGCCAGCGGTTCCTGAGAGAATATCTTGCAACCGTAAAAGCGGTTGATGACGGGGTGGGAAAAATTCTGGACTATCTTGAAGAAAACGGCCTTGATGATAATACGCTGGTAGTCTATACCTCAGATCAGGGTTTCTACCTTGGCGAAAATGGCTGGTTTGACAAGCGTTTTATGTACGAAACTTCATTCAGAATGCCGCTACTTATTCAGTATCCGGGACATATTAAACCGAATACTACAATTAATGCCATGACTCAAAACCTGGATTTTGCCGAGACTTTCCTCGATTATGCTCAAGCTCCAATTCCGGAAGGCTTCCAGGGAAAATCGCTAAAACCCTTACTTGAGGGCGAGGTTAAAGATGAGGATTTCAGAAATTCACTGTATTATCATTATTACGATTTTCCGGCTTTCCACATGGTGAAAAAGCATTATGGTATTCGTACCGATCGATATGTGCTGATGCATTTTTACGATAATATCGACCAATGGGAGATGTATGATCTGGAAAAAGATCCTGACGAAAAGAATAACGTCTATAATTCAGAAGAATATGTCGGGGTGCGGAGAAGACTTCATAAAAGCCTGGATTCCCTGATGAAGGTTTATAAAGACACGGCAGAATTTAAGCATTCTACTCCAAAACAGGTTGACAGGGCTTATGAAATGTTTTCCAAATTAAAAGGAAAGGATTCGGGGTATTATTCCAGGAAGCATTAA
- a CDS encoding SDR family oxidoreductase, with protein sequence MFSLKNKVAIVTGGNGVLGGAIAKGLAAQGAKIGILGRTSETVQQRVDEITSEGGEAISLVADVLDEESLKKAKDKILQKWGSIDILVNGAGGNLKGATIGPDQNFFDLSIDDMDKVNALNYKGTVLPTYVFGKVMADNKKGSIINISSMAAQKALTRVMGYSAAKAAVDNFTKWLAVEMASKYGEGIRVNAIAPGFFIGEQNRDLLLKKDGSLTARGETIVSQTPLRRFGEAEELQGVAVWLASEASKFVTGIIVPVDGGFSAFSGV encoded by the coding sequence ATGTTCAGTTTAAAAAATAAAGTTGCAATAGTTACCGGCGGAAACGGAGTGCTGGGAGGCGCAATAGCCAAAGGCCTTGCTGCTCAGGGAGCCAAAATAGGGATTCTTGGCAGAACTTCAGAAACCGTGCAGCAACGGGTAGACGAGATAACTTCGGAAGGAGGAGAGGCCATTTCTTTGGTGGCCGATGTGCTGGACGAAGAAAGTCTGAAGAAAGCAAAAGATAAGATCCTTCAAAAATGGGGCAGCATTGATATCCTTGTGAATGGTGCCGGTGGTAATCTGAAAGGCGCCACTATTGGACCCGATCAGAACTTTTTTGATCTCTCTATAGATGATATGGACAAGGTAAATGCGCTTAATTATAAAGGAACGGTTTTACCTACCTATGTCTTCGGAAAAGTAATGGCCGACAATAAAAAGGGAAGTATCATCAATATTTCTTCCATGGCCGCACAAAAGGCTTTGACACGTGTGATGGGATATTCCGCAGCAAAGGCCGCGGTGGACAATTTTACCAAATGGCTGGCGGTGGAAATGGCTTCAAAATATGGGGAAGGGATTCGCGTAAATGCTATTGCCCCCGGCTTTTTTATTGGTGAACAGAACAGGGACCTGCTTCTCAAAAAAGACGGTTCGCTTACTGCGAGGGGTGAAACCATCGTAAGCCAGACGCCCTTGAGGCGCTTCGGAGAAGCCGAAGAATTGCAGGGAGTGGCAGTTTGGCTTGCCAGTGAGGCTTCAAAATTTGTCACCGGGATCATAGTCCCTGTTGATGGTGGCTTCAGCGCTTTTAGCGGCGTTTAA
- a CDS encoding tagaturonate epimerase family protein, producing the protein MMKLGKYSFGTGDRFGKEGKAQLQAILKMEEKGVEVTPVWNKSHREHRTVGTQPESIRKEADKAVQELQFQKAYFVDADHINAEIVEPYIPVSNFFTIDVADYIGKSASNKEKKEFLRYFEKYTKGFKIDGFSSEIKISEAELEEMTNSFLLAMKKAGEVYSIIKSAKKEQFHTEVSIDEVEDPQSPVELFFILSALAYYQVPVNTIAPKFTGEFNKGVDYQGDLQQFEKEFEEDLLVLKFTIKELGFPENLKLSVHSGSDKFSIYPVMKKLIKKHNFGLHLKTAGTTWLEELIGLAESDGKAFEFAKEVYKEALQRYDELTKDYFSVLSIDKVKLPEVDSFHSGKEYADALRHDENSKAYNPHFRQLLHCAYKIAAEKEDFEALLLEHRARIEENVTYNLYERHLKQIFPT; encoded by the coding sequence ATGATGAAATTAGGCAAATATTCCTTCGGAACGGGTGACAGGTTTGGCAAAGAGGGAAAAGCACAGTTACAGGCCATTCTGAAGATGGAAGAGAAGGGCGTGGAAGTAACTCCCGTATGGAATAAATCTCACCGTGAACACAGGACGGTGGGGACACAGCCTGAAAGTATTCGTAAGGAAGCCGATAAAGCCGTCCAAGAACTGCAATTCCAAAAGGCATATTTTGTAGATGCCGACCACATAAATGCCGAAATCGTTGAGCCATACATACCGGTGAGCAATTTTTTCACCATTGATGTAGCCGATTATATAGGAAAATCAGCTTCAAATAAAGAAAAGAAGGAGTTTCTCAGGTATTTTGAAAAATATACCAAAGGCTTTAAGATCGATGGTTTTTCTTCAGAAATAAAGATTTCCGAAGCAGAACTGGAGGAGATGACGAACAGTTTTCTACTCGCCATGAAAAAGGCGGGAGAGGTTTATTCCATCATAAAGTCTGCAAAAAAAGAACAATTTCATACTGAAGTTTCTATAGATGAGGTTGAAGATCCGCAATCGCCGGTAGAATTGTTCTTCATTTTATCGGCCCTGGCTTATTATCAGGTTCCGGTAAATACCATCGCGCCCAAATTCACGGGAGAATTTAACAAGGGAGTGGATTATCAGGGAGATCTTCAGCAATTTGAAAAAGAATTTGAAGAAGATCTGCTGGTGCTGAAATTCACTATAAAAGAATTGGGTTTTCCTGAAAATTTGAAGCTCAGTGTACATAGTGGCAGCGACAAATTTTCGATTTATCCCGTTATGAAAAAGCTCATTAAAAAGCACAATTTTGGGCTTCATCTCAAAACGGCCGGTACTACCTGGCTGGAAGAGCTCATAGGTTTAGCCGAAAGTGATGGCAAAGCCTTTGAATTTGCCAAAGAGGTCTATAAGGAGGCCTTGCAGCGCTATGACGAGCTCACAAAAGATTACTTTTCAGTTCTTTCTATAGATAAGGTTAAGTTGCCTGAAGTGGATAGTTTTCATTCGGGTAAAGAATATGCAGATGCCCTGAGGCATGATGAGAATTCCAAAGCCTATAATCCACACTTCAGGCAATTGCTCCATTGCGCCTATAAGATCGCTGCAGAAAAAGAAGATTTCGAGGCCTTGCTTCTGGAACATCGTGCCAGGATAGAAGAGAATGTCACCTACAATCTATATGAAAGGCATCTGAAACAGATTTTTCCTACGTAA
- the uxuA gene encoding mannonate dehydratase yields MIFQQSWRWYGPHDPISLAAVKQAGAHGIVTALHHVPVGEVWTVEEITKRISLLEESNRELHFELNWNVVESLPVHEHIKQGREDRDDYIEKYKKSLANLAKCGITTVCYNFMPVLDWLRTNVRFQLEDGSYALLHDFVDVAIFDLFILKRKDAEKDYENAILEKAKEKYSHMDKEEIAILEESLLMALPGDEKGFTIEKLRKGIRDYEGISEDQLRKNLVYFLKAVIPTAEDLGVKMAIHPDDPPWPVLGLPRVMSTAEDLKYFFTEVPQNSNGLTFCSGSLGASPKNDMPAIINKWYERIHFVHLRSVQRDHNSCFYEANHLEGSANMFELVKTFYKNQQKHQRAAIPMRPDHGHLMLDDRDKSFYPGYSAIGRLRGLAELRGLEFGIVKSHQA; encoded by the coding sequence ATGATTTTTCAACAAAGTTGGCGATGGTACGGGCCTCATGACCCAATTTCTTTAGCAGCCGTAAAACAGGCCGGCGCGCATGGAATCGTAACCGCGCTTCATCATGTTCCGGTTGGAGAGGTGTGGACGGTCGAGGAAATAACAAAACGAATCTCTCTTTTGGAAGAGAGCAACAGGGAATTGCATTTTGAACTCAACTGGAATGTGGTGGAAAGTCTCCCCGTACATGAGCATATCAAACAGGGCAGGGAAGATCGCGATGATTATATTGAAAAATATAAGAAGAGCCTTGCCAATTTGGCGAAATGCGGAATTACGACCGTGTGCTATAATTTCATGCCGGTACTCGACTGGTTGCGGACAAATGTGAGATTTCAGCTTGAAGACGGGAGTTATGCCCTGCTCCACGATTTTGTGGATGTGGCCATCTTTGATCTTTTTATCCTGAAGAGAAAGGACGCTGAAAAAGATTATGAAAATGCCATCCTGGAAAAGGCGAAGGAGAAATATTCCCATATGGATAAGGAAGAGATCGCCATTCTTGAAGAAAGTTTGCTGATGGCCCTGCCCGGAGATGAAAAGGGTTTTACCATTGAAAAGCTACGCAAAGGAATCAGGGACTATGAAGGTATCTCAGAAGATCAGCTTCGGAAAAACCTTGTTTATTTCCTGAAAGCGGTGATTCCCACTGCGGAAGACCTGGGCGTAAAAATGGCCATTCATCCTGATGATCCGCCATGGCCTGTACTGGGATTGCCAAGGGTGATGAGTACGGCTGAAGACCTGAAATATTTTTTTACTGAAGTACCTCAAAATTCCAACGGACTTACCTTTTGCAGTGGGAGCCTTGGTGCTTCGCCCAAAAACGACATGCCGGCTATCATTAATAAATGGTATGAGAGAATTCATTTTGTGCATTTGCGTTCGGTACAACGGGATCATAATTCGTGTTTTTACGAAGCCAATCACCTGGAAGGAAGTGCTAATATGTTTGAATTAGTGAAGACATTTTACAAGAATCAGCAAAAGCACCAAAGAGCAGCGATTCCCATGCGGCCAGACCATGGACATTTAATGCTGGATGACAGGGACAAGAGCTTCTATCCGGGATATTCTGCTATTGGGCGTTTGAGAGGATTGGCTGAATTGCGGGGGCTGGAATTCGGAATAGTGAAAAGCCATCAGGCGTAA
- a CDS encoding rhamnogalacturonan acetylesterase yields MKKIIASMLILFSLTISAQQKPTLYLIGDSTMADKKDPDVNPEHGWGQMLPELMTSDIKVENHAVNGRSSRSFIDEGRWKTVKDKLQKGDYVFIQFGHNDEKIKDSTRFTNPYTQYWHNLEKFVQETREKGATPILLSSIVRRNFNENGVLVDTHGDYPLVTRLVAQKMDVPFIDMGWLTERLEMQYGPEGSKKLHLHLEPGDDPYEPKGRHDDTHLSELGATLEASLALKAAARQDLGLQKYIKPEVLSKEILED; encoded by the coding sequence ATGAAGAAAATAATAGCCAGTATGCTGATCTTGTTTTCACTAACGATATCAGCACAGCAGAAGCCGACCCTCTATCTCATTGGCGATTCAACAATGGCTGACAAAAAAGATCCAGATGTTAATCCTGAACACGGATGGGGCCAAATGCTACCGGAATTGATGACTTCAGATATAAAAGTTGAGAACCACGCGGTAAATGGCCGCAGTTCAAGAAGTTTTATTGATGAAGGACGCTGGAAAACGGTGAAAGACAAGCTTCAGAAAGGAGATTACGTTTTTATCCAATTTGGGCATAATGATGAAAAAATAAAAGATTCCACAAGATTCACCAATCCCTATACCCAATATTGGCACAATCTGGAGAAGTTTGTACAGGAGACCCGTGAAAAAGGAGCGACTCCAATTCTGCTGAGCTCTATCGTGCGACGCAATTTCAATGAAAATGGAGTACTGGTTGATACCCACGGCGATTATCCGCTGGTGACAAGGCTGGTCGCGCAAAAAATGGACGTTCCCTTTATTGATATGGGGTGGCTTACAGAACGCCTGGAAATGCAGTACGGCCCGGAAGGTTCAAAGAAGCTTCACCTACATTTGGAGCCGGGAGATGATCCTTATGAGCCTAAAGGTAGACATGACGACACGCACCTTTCAGAATTAGGCGCCACCCTGGAAGCGAGCCTGGCACTGAAAGCTGCTGCGCGGCAGGATCTGGGGCTTCAAAAATATATCAAGCCAGAGGTTTTGTCAAAGGAAATACTTGAAGATTAA
- the pelA gene encoding pectate lyase yields MKKTYFVLSIFMLIATANFQLHAQSYDKILGKVNAKDDSWFASKEAKHIADNVLFYQNEDGGWPKNFDMSKDPDLKKLKNLKIEGSHLLASTIDNGATHTQMWFLAKVYEATGEEKYKAAFLNGVDYLLEAQYDNGGWPQFYPLREGYYEHITLNDGAMIGVMKLLQAIARNQKPVDFVDKERMEKARLAVEKGVDVLLKMQVPVNGKLTIWCAQHDEHTLLPANARAYELISLSGQESVGVVEFLMGIKNPGERVERSIRSAVQWFEDHKVMGEKVEWVKDPSYSEGKDRIVVQDSSAGPLWGRFNDIETGEPFFVGRDGVKKKHLADIEEERRAGYNYIDNYAEKLLKEDYPEWEKKH; encoded by the coding sequence ATGAAGAAGACATATTTCGTACTGAGTATTTTTATGCTCATTGCAACAGCAAATTTTCAGCTGCATGCGCAGTCGTACGATAAGATCCTTGGAAAGGTGAATGCGAAAGACGATTCCTGGTTTGCCTCAAAAGAGGCTAAGCACATCGCAGATAATGTGTTGTTCTATCAAAATGAAGACGGCGGCTGGCCCAAAAATTTTGATATGTCTAAGGACCCCGATCTGAAAAAATTAAAAAATCTGAAAATCGAAGGATCCCATTTGCTTGCCAGCACGATCGACAACGGTGCTACCCACACCCAAATGTGGTTCCTGGCGAAAGTATATGAAGCCACCGGCGAGGAGAAATACAAAGCTGCATTCCTGAATGGGGTAGATTATTTGCTTGAGGCGCAATACGACAATGGTGGCTGGCCTCAGTTTTATCCCTTGCGCGAGGGTTATTATGAGCATATTACCCTGAATGATGGAGCAATGATAGGCGTCATGAAGTTATTACAAGCGATTGCACGTAATCAAAAACCGGTAGATTTTGTAGATAAGGAGCGAATGGAAAAAGCCAGGCTTGCAGTAGAAAAAGGTGTCGATGTGCTATTGAAAATGCAGGTTCCTGTAAACGGAAAACTCACCATTTGGTGTGCCCAGCACGATGAGCACACATTATTACCTGCCAATGCGCGGGCTTACGAATTGATTTCCCTTAGCGGACAGGAAAGTGTAGGGGTGGTAGAATTTCTAATGGGAATCAAAAATCCTGGAGAAAGAGTTGAAAGATCCATCAGGAGTGCAGTGCAGTGGTTTGAAGACCATAAAGTAATGGGTGAAAAGGTAGAATGGGTAAAAGATCCGTCTTATTCTGAAGGAAAAGACAGGATAGTGGTACAGGATTCTTCTGCAGGTCCTCTCTGGGGAAGGTTCAACGATATAGAAACCGGGGAGCCATTTTTTGTGGGACGGGACGGAGTAAAGAAAAAACATCTTGCAGATATTGAGGAGGAACGAAGAGCCGGATATAATTATATTGATAATTACGCTGAGAAACTTCTTAAAGAGGATTATCCTGAATGGGAGAAGAAGCATTGA
- a CDS encoding Gfo/Idh/MocA family protein, producing MTTRRDFISKTVLGGAALLAGSSAMGMAAGSYRRIIGSNERLNVAIAGLGRRLGGYYEPVSLKSSNVRLVYLCDVMKSQREKASAEFSKLIDYKPKLENDIRKVIDDKEVDILINATPDHWHTPGSIMAMKGGKHVYVEKPCSHNMNENEILLAAAKKYYKIVQMGNQQRSSDHTIEIINEIHNGAIGEPYKATAFYTNSRGRVPVQSPAPVLEGLDWELFQGPAPRRDYTAETWDYNWHWYGWDYGTAEAGNNGTHEMDIARWALQVGFPKYVEVQAAKRHFPNDGWEMYDSMEASFKFNGDKIIEWDGQSRNGYETYGAGRGTIIYGTEGSVFVDRDKYVLKDRAGKVIRTTESASNEAGTALGGGGDMTTAHMVNFFDTVRGKSELTAPIADASISMAMVHYANMAYRSGKEFKVDDRSGRVLDDEVMNLWSREYAPGWRPSV from the coding sequence ATGACCACAAGAAGAGATTTTATTTCAAAAACGGTTTTAGGAGGTGCCGCACTGTTGGCGGGAAGTTCGGCGATGGGTATGGCTGCTGGCAGTTACCGAAGGATTATCGGATCTAATGAAAGGTTAAATGTGGCAATTGCCGGCCTGGGTAGAAGGCTTGGCGGTTATTATGAACCTGTTTCTCTGAAATCGTCTAATGTCCGGCTGGTATATTTATGTGATGTAATGAAAAGTCAGCGTGAAAAGGCTTCAGCAGAATTTTCAAAATTGATCGATTACAAACCAAAACTGGAAAATGATATCCGAAAAGTGATCGATGATAAAGAGGTTGATATTTTGATCAATGCCACTCCTGATCACTGGCATACTCCCGGTTCGATCATGGCCATGAAAGGAGGAAAACATGTGTATGTTGAAAAACCCTGCAGCCATAATATGAACGAAAACGAAATACTGTTAGCGGCTGCTAAAAAATATTATAAGATCGTGCAAATGGGAAACCAGCAACGATCTTCAGATCATACCATAGAAATTATTAATGAAATTCATAATGGCGCCATTGGAGAACCGTATAAAGCCACGGCATTTTACACAAATTCCAGGGGAAGGGTTCCGGTGCAATCTCCGGCTCCCGTTCTGGAAGGGCTGGATTGGGAACTATTCCAGGGACCTGCGCCGCGCCGCGATTATACTGCAGAAACCTGGGATTATAACTGGCACTGGTATGGTTGGGATTATGGTACTGCCGAAGCCGGAAATAATGGCACCCATGAAATGGATATCGCCAGGTGGGCGCTTCAGGTAGGCTTTCCGAAATATGTAGAGGTCCAGGCAGCAAAAAGGCATTTTCCGAATGACGGCTGGGAAATGTATGACAGCATGGAGGCCAGCTTTAAATTTAATGGTGATAAGATTATTGAATGGGATGGACAAAGCCGTAATGGTTATGAAACTTACGGTGCCGGCCGCGGAACCATCATTTACGGCACAGAAGGTAGCGTTTTTGTAGATCGTGATAAATATGTTTTAAAAGATAGGGCAGGGAAAGTGATCCGTACAACCGAATCTGCTTCAAATGAAGCGGGAACAGCCCTTGGCGGAGGAGGCGATATGACAACAGCACATATGGTCAATTTCTTTGATACCGTTCGGGGAAAATCAGAATTGACAGCTCCCATAGCCGATGCCAGTATTTCTATGGCGATGGTACATTATGCCAACATGGCTTATCGTTCAGGCAAAGAGTTTAAGGTTGATGACCGATCAGGGAGAGTTCTGGATGATGAAGTGATGAATTTGTGGTCCAGGGAATATGCTCCCGGCTGGAGACCTTCAGTATAA
- the fbp gene encoding class 1 fructose-bisphosphatase: protein MERPITLGEFIIENQKDFPYAKGELSALLSSIKLAGKVVHQSINRAGLSQILGKAGKENIQGEVQAKLDIMANNEFINTLRNRGEVCGLASEELENYLAFEEPMHKEAKYIVLIDPLDGSSNIDVDITVGTIFSIYRRVSPTGTTVTDEDFLQSGRNQVAAGYLIYGSSTILVYTTGKGVNGFTFDPGVGSFFLSHPKIKFPEKGSIYSVNEGNYIHFPVGIKKFIKWMQQLNEEENRPFTARYTGSLVADFHRNMLLGGIYLYPQGSTAPNGKLRLLYECNPMAFLAEQAGGKAIDGKMNIMDIVPKELHERVPFICGNSQMVTIAEKFLKEYPED from the coding sequence ATGGAAAGGCCAATAACTCTTGGAGAATTTATTATCGAAAATCAGAAAGATTTTCCATACGCAAAAGGAGAACTCAGCGCCTTATTGAGTTCAATCAAACTCGCAGGAAAAGTGGTGCACCAATCCATTAACCGGGCAGGTTTGTCACAAATCCTCGGGAAGGCAGGGAAGGAGAATATACAGGGAGAAGTCCAGGCCAAGTTGGATATTATGGCCAATAATGAATTTATAAACACCTTGAGGAACAGGGGAGAAGTTTGTGGATTAGCTTCAGAAGAACTGGAAAATTACCTGGCCTTTGAAGAACCCATGCATAAGGAAGCGAAATATATTGTCCTGATAGATCCCCTGGATGGATCATCTAATATTGATGTAGATATTACGGTCGGCACCATATTCAGTATCTACAGGCGTGTTTCTCCAACCGGCACTACGGTGACTGACGAAGATTTTCTGCAATCGGGCAGAAACCAGGTAGCAGCAGGCTATCTTATCTATGGGTCCTCCACCATCCTTGTGTATACCACGGGAAAGGGAGTGAACGGATTTACTTTTGATCCGGGGGTAGGCTCTTTTTTCCTTTCCCATCCTAAAATAAAATTTCCGGAGAAAGGAAGCATTTATTCCGTAAACGAAGGAAATTATATCCATTTCCCTGTCGGAATAAAAAAGTTCATTAAATGGATGCAGCAGCTTAATGAAGAAGAGAATCGTCCTTTTACTGCGAGATATACCGGTTCTCTGGTGGCCGATTTTCATAGAAATATGCTCTTAGGAGGGATCTATTTATATCCGCAGGGAAGTACCGCGCCCAATGGGAAACTGAGATTGCTTTACGAATGCAACCCAATGGCATTTTTAGCTGAACAGGCCGGGGGAAAAGCCATTGACGGGAAAATGAATATTATGGATATTGTCCCGAAAGAACTGCATGAGCGAGTTCCCTTTATTTGTGGAAATTCTCAAATGGTAACCATTGCCGAAAAATTCCTGAAAGAATATCCTGAAGATTAA
- a CDS encoding 3-keto-disaccharide hydrolase has translation MKKSILSAITIPLLLSLLMLTGCQETEKDSTPWVPLFNGEDLSGWQQKGGEADYEVQNGMIIGSTVHDTPNSFLTTKKNYEDFILELDFKVDSTMNSGIQIRSNSFPNYQNGRVHGYQVEIDPSDRAWSGGIYDEGRRGWLYSLENNPEAQKAFRQNKWNHYRIEAIGDTIKTWVNEIPTAYLIDDKTDKGFIALQVHAIGKDDEAGKKVMWKNIKILTDSLSKYSKKIALEPKTTKNKLTSDEAANGWKMLWDGETTSGWHGARLDDFPEKGWVIEDGNLIVLASGGAESAAGGDIVTDSLYGDFELKVDFKITKGANSGIKYYVDTDLNKGPGSSIGLEYQILDDENHPDAKLGNHEGSRTVASLYDLIQADPDKPIHPIGEWNTAHIISKDNHVEHWLNGVKVLEYERGSDEFRKLVSESKYDKWPNFGELEKGRILLQDHGNRVAFRNIKIKPL, from the coding sequence ATGAAAAAATCCATCCTCAGTGCGATAACGATCCCACTTCTGTTATCGCTTTTAATGCTTACCGGCTGCCAGGAAACCGAAAAAGATTCCACACCCTGGGTTCCTTTATTTAACGGTGAAGACCTTAGCGGCTGGCAACAAAAAGGTGGTGAAGCCGATTATGAGGTGCAAAACGGGATGATTATCGGCTCTACGGTTCACGATACTCCCAACTCTTTTTTGACCACCAAAAAAAATTACGAGGATTTTATTCTGGAACTCGATTTTAAAGTAGATTCCACAATGAATTCGGGAATCCAGATTCGCAGCAATAGTTTTCCCAATTATCAAAACGGGAGAGTTCACGGGTATCAGGTAGAGATCGATCCTTCCGATAGGGCCTGGAGCGGGGGTATCTATGATGAAGGCCGCAGGGGCTGGCTGTATTCCCTCGAAAATAATCCCGAAGCTCAGAAAGCCTTCCGGCAGAACAAGTGGAATCATTACCGCATCGAAGCTATAGGCGATACCATTAAAACCTGGGTGAATGAAATTCCCACGGCTTATCTTATAGATGATAAGACCGATAAAGGTTTTATCGCGCTGCAGGTACATGCTATCGGAAAAGATGATGAGGCCGGAAAAAAGGTCATGTGGAAGAATATTAAGATTCTTACCGATAGTCTTTCAAAATATTCCAAAAAGATTGCTCTGGAACCTAAAACTACTAAAAATAAACTGACTTCAGATGAAGCGGCCAACGGCTGGAAAATGCTCTGGGATGGGGAGACTACCAGTGGCTGGCACGGAGCCAGGCTGGATGATTTTCCGGAAAAAGGCTGGGTGATCGAAGATGGAAATCTTATCGTTTTGGCTAGTGGAGGGGCAGAATCTGCTGCTGGAGGTGATATCGTAACCGATTCGCTTTACGGCGATTTCGAGCTGAAAGTAGATTTTAAGATCACCAAAGGAGCTAATAGCGGGATAAAGTATTATGTAGATACCGATCTCAATAAAGGTCCGGGCTCTTCCATTGGTCTGGAATATCAAATTCTCGATGACGAGAACCATCCCGATGCGAAACTGGGAAATCATGAGGGCAGCAGGACTGTAGCTTCTTTATATGATCTCATTCAGGCTGATCCTGATAAACCCATTCATCCGATTGGGGAATGGAATACGGCGCACATAATTTCCAAAGATAATCATGTGGAACACTGGTTAAATGGGGTAAAAGTTTTGGAATATGAAAGGGGTTCAGATGAATTTCGAAAACTGGTTTCAGAAAGTAAATACGATAAATGGCCAAATTTTGGTGAACTGGAAAAAGGAAGGATCCTTTTGCAGGATCATGGAAATCGCGTAGCCTTCAGGAACATAAAAATTAAACCTCTTTAA